The proteins below come from a single Necator americanus strain Aroian chromosome V, whole genome shotgun sequence genomic window:
- a CDS encoding hypothetical protein (NECATOR_CHRV.G18761.T2), producing the protein MKPGTAPGPDFISADFLRAGGHPLHVILAAHMTSYLQKERIPDQWKTSRTVLIHKKGDREDLRNYRPICLLSVLYKVFTKIILTRISRTLDEAQPQEQAGFRQGFSCLDQIQTVSRVIEVCREYRLPLVLTFVDYEKAFDSVETNAILSALVDQGVDASYVRTLANCYERCTTRIQLFHRPLTIPIGKGVRQGETISPRLFTAALQWIMKSLSWEERGIRVDGRFLSNLRFADDIVLFSSSTNEAETMLNELNEAGKRIGLRINRKKTQFMKNAYCEDGGVQLEGSQIVETPSYVYLGRSMNMENDLKEELNRRMRAAWAAFAAVREATDQLTDHDLRAHLFDSTVLPALCYAAETWADTAATSRKLLTTHRALERCLLKFNRRTQHLAGLRSSDLRGMSRLRDPAEYVSKAKHRWAGHIMRRIDDRWTKRTLEWIPRDAKRPRGRPPTRWSDVFAARMDQLRAQLDTAQGPRQRHARSLRTSWMTMARERNEWKRCWGPHVE; encoded by the coding sequence atgaaacctggcacagcccccggacctgattttatatcagcagactttcttcgggctggtggccatccgcttcatgtaatcttagcagcgcacatgacatcctatcttcagaaagaaaggatcccagaccagtggaagacctcgcgaaccgttcttatccataagaaaggtgaccgagaggaccttcggaactaccgtccgatatgcttgctgagcgtgttatacaaagtattcaccaagatcatcctcacacgcatatctaggacgctggatgaagcccagcctcaagaacaagctggattccgccaagggttcagctgcttggaccaaatccagaccgtgtcgagggtcatagaggtttgccgggaataccgcctgccccttgttctaaccttcgtcgactatgagaaagcctttgacagcgtagaaacgaatgcaatactgtcagcgctggtcgatcaaggtgtggacgcgtcgtatgtgaggacattagccaattgctacgaacgatgcacgactaggatacagcttttccaccgccctctcaccatacccattggaaagggggtacgacaaggcgaaaCTATATCGCCGaggctgttcacggctgcattgcaatggataatgaaatcactatcctgggaagaaaggggcatacgtgttgatggaagatttctttcaaaccttcgtttcgcggacgacatcgttctcttttcgagcagcaccaatgaagcagaaacgatgctcaacgaattgaacgaagcagggaagagaataggactacgaataaacagaaagaagacacagttcatgaagaacgcctactgcgaggacggaggagtacaacttgaaggctcccaaatcgtggaaactccgtcatacgtatacctcggacgttctatgaacatggaaaacgacttgaaggaagaactgaatagaagaatgagagcagcatgggcagcattcgcagcagtcagggaagctacggaccaactgacggaccatgatcttcgtgcccatctgttcgactcgacagtccttccagcgctctgttacgcagcggagacgtgggcagacaccgcggccacgtctaggaagctacttactacccacagagcccttgagagatgtctcctgaagtttaaccggcgcacacaacaccttgctggtcttcgtagctccgacttaagaggaatgtcccgtcttcgcgacccagcggaatatgtatcgaaagcaaaacatagatgggccggtcacatcatgagaagaatcgacgatagatggactaaaagaacgctagagtggatcccaagggacgctaaacgcccccgagggagaccgccaacgagatggagtgacgtgttcgctgcacggatggaccagctgagagctcagctggatacggctcaaggacctcgtcaacgtcacgcacgaagcttgagaacatcttggatgacaatggcgagggaacgaaacgagtggaagagatgctggggcccgcacgtcgagtga
- a CDS encoding hypothetical protein (NECATOR_CHRV.G18761.T1), with product MTSYLQKERIPDQWKTSRTVLIHKKGDREDLRNYRPICLLSVLYKVFTKIILTRISRTLDEAQPQEQAGFRQGFSCLDQIQTVSRVIEVCREYRLPLVLTFVDYEKAFDSVETNAILSALVDQGVDASYVRTLANCYERCTTRIQLFHRPLTIPIGKGVRQGETISPRLFTAALQWIMKSLSWEERGIRVDGRFLSNLRFADDIVLFSSSTNEAETMLNELNEAGKRIGLRINRKKTQFMKNAYCEDGGVQLEGSQIVETPSYVYLGRSMNMENDLKEELNRRMRAAWAAFAAVREATDQLTDHDLRAHLFDSTVLPALCYAAETWADTAATSRKLLTTHRALERCLLKFNRRTQHLAGLRSSDLRGMSRLRDPAEYVSKAKHRWAGHIMRRIDDRWTKRTLEWIPRDAKRPRGRPPTRWSDVFAARMDQLRAQLDTAQGPRQRHARSLRTSWMTMARERNEWKRCWGPHVE from the coding sequence atgacatcctatcttcagaaagaaaggatcccagaccagtggaagacctcgcgaaccgttcttatccataagaaaggtgaccgagaggaccttcggaactaccgtccgatatgcttgctgagcgtgttatacaaagtattcaccaagatcatcctcacacgcatatctaggacgctggatgaagcccagcctcaagaacaagctggattccgccaagggttcagctgcttggaccaaatccagaccgtgtcgagggtcatagaggtttgccgggaataccgcctgccccttgttctaaccttcgtcgactatgagaaagcctttgacagcgtagaaacgaatgcaatactgtcagcgctggtcgatcaaggtgtggacgcgtcgtatgtgaggacattagccaattgctacgaacgatgcacgactaggatacagcttttccaccgccctctcaccatacccattggaaagggggtacgacaaggcgaaaCTATATCGCCGaggctgttcacggctgcattgcaatggataatgaaatcactatcctgggaagaaaggggcatacgtgttgatggaagatttctttcaaaccttcgtttcgcggacgacatcgttctcttttcgagcagcaccaatgaagcagaaacgatgctcaacgaattgaacgaagcagggaagagaataggactacgaataaacagaaagaagacacagttcatgaagaacgcctactgcgaggacggaggagtacaacttgaaggctcccaaatcgtggaaactccgtcatacgtatacctcggacgttctatgaacatggaaaacgacttgaaggaagaactgaatagaagaatgagagcagcatgggcagcattcgcagcagtcagggaagctacggaccaactgacggaccatgatcttcgtgcccatctgttcgactcgacagtccttccagcgctctgttacgcagcggagacgtgggcagacaccgcggccacgtctaggaagctacttactacccacagagcccttgagagatgtctcctgaagtttaaccggcgcacacaacaccttgctggtcttcgtagctccgacttaagaggaatgtcccgtcttcgcgacccagcggaatatgtatcgaaagcaaaacatagatgggccggtcacatcatgagaagaatcgacgatagatggactaaaagaacgctagagtggatcccaagggacgctaaacgcccccgagggagaccgccaacgagatggagtgacgtgttcgctgcacggatggaccagctgagagctcagctggatacggctcaaggacctcgtcaacgtcacgcacgaagcttgagaacatcttggatgacaatggcgagggaacgaaacgagtggaagagatgctggggcccgcacgtcgagtga
- a CDS encoding hypothetical protein (NECATOR_CHRV.G18762.T2) — protein MQVSVCGHCSRVVGTQSETVSMASRAYVTLVQNQRSKIKEEQPEGTEVVNMLEWQRDFHQTKQPCHGKLSLGRRPTYMDHGATLRHFAKTVVNLSSGLLLARLPIPKSRSVGCVELLLSLEDLARRPESPPRHYEAVGRRPVVKAKLAVAWLLSLGKSLFATPAYSLPQYPAHWALPSQTSDGMATGERRSNLRLLRTSLILDQGDTRTTRHGDCLRLCTYNARTVSTDADLHALLGAAERIKFHVIALQETKCRRSDVRQMNDGTLVIRGEKVSSRNVGGVGFVVHPSVVHLVDSHEILSPRLAILRLRPLRQKSISIINCYSPTSAADDSELDAFYEELEEVVHNEKSFYKFVVGDFNAKLGKATEEEYRIGTFGLGDRNENGNRLAGLLSAARLFHGNSLFMKKDHRRWTWESPNGATRAEIDHILTNRRWCLLDVSVVPSFCSGSDHHLLRAKIRLSHTMEKNICYRQRRRKEVVYDDCVLEDSLSQGDWHIEEDPNVDYEMLLRGLRACAERASKSRTTNLDRISKTTKELLGRRRALRLDPNASHIERLVANTSCRKALQEDLLKYRQKKILEAAQRRTSLKKCRRDLREYNIPLATLLSEDGTRTSSRREMEIITERFYSNLFRSSTPVSSPIIPTGEALPRILPSEV, from the exons atgcaggtcagcgtctgtggacactgttctcgcgttgtaggtacacagtctgagacagtctccatggcgagtcgtgcatATGTTACCTTGGTCCAGAACCAAAGATCAAAGATCAAAGAAGAGCAACCTGAG ggtactgaggtagtgaatatgctggagtggcaaagagactttcaCCAAACTAAGCAACCTTGCCACGGCAAGCTTAGCttaggtcgtcgcccaacatATATGGATCatggagccaccttgcgacattttgccaagacggtggtgaatcttagtagtggtttactcttagctaggcttccgattccgaaaAGTAGGagtgtcggatgtgtcgaactccttctcagcttggaagACCTTGCTCGACGTCCAGaatcacctccacgccactatgaggcg gttgggcgacgacctgtggtgaaagctaagctcgccgtggcatggctgcttagtttggggaaaagtctctttgccactccagcatattcactgcctcagtaccctgcacactgggccctgccgtctcagacgtcggacggtatggcgaccggtgagaggcgatcaaatctcaggttgctcaggacgtcattgattctggaccaaggcgacacacgcacgactcgccatggagactgtctcagactgtgtacttacaacgcgagaacagtttccacagacgccgacctgcatgcccttctcggagctgcagagcgtatcaaatttcacgtgattgctctgcaggagaccaagtgcagaaggagcgacgtacgacagatgaatgacggtacactcgtcattcgtggagagaaggtttcgtcgcgaaatgtaggcggtgttggtttcgttgtgcacccatctgtcgtccatctcgtcgattctcacgagatcctgtcacctcgtctggccattcttcgcctccgccctctgcgccaaaaatccatcagtatcatcaactgctattcaccaacatcagcagctgatgattccgaattggacgcgttttacgaggagctagaggaagtagtccacaacgagaagtccttttacaaattcgttgtcggagacttcaacgcaaaactaggaaaggccacagaagaggaatacaggattggaacatttggactaggggaccggaatgaaaatggcaatcgtctcgccgggctgttgtccgccgctcgcctctttcatgggaactctcttttcatgaaaaaagatcatcgtcggtggacatgggaatcgcccaatggcgcgactcgtgcggagatcgaccacatactcaccaaccggaggtggtgtctacttgacgtctcagtagtaccatccttttgtagtggttctgatcaccatctccttcgtgcgaaaatacgtcttagccacacgatggaaaagaacatctgctatcggcaacgaaggagaaaagaagtcgtctacgacgattgcgtactcgaggactccctgtcccaaggtgactggcacatcgaggaggacccaaacgtggactacgagatgctgctcagaggattacgagcctgtgctgaacgtgcctcgaagtcgcgcacgacaaacttggatcgaatttcgaagaccaccaaggaattgttaggaagaagaagggctttgaggcttgatccgaatgcatcgcacattgagcggttagtagcaaacactagctgcagaaaagcgttgcaggaggatcttttgaagtacaggcagaagaagattctagaagcagcacaaagaagaacgagtctaaagaagtgccgcagggacctccgcgaatataatattccgctagcaaccttgctgagcgaagacgggactcgcacgtcttctcgtcgtgagatggaaatcattacggagaggttctactcgaaccttttccgttcatcaactcctgtgtcaagcccgatcatccccactggcgaagctttaccacggattctcccttcggaagtatga
- a CDS encoding hypothetical protein (NECATOR_CHRV.G18762.T1) produces the protein MATGERRSNLRLLRTSLILDQGDTRTTRHGDCLRLCTYNARTVSTDADLHALLGAAERIKFHVIALQETKCRRSDVRQMNDGTLVIRGEKVSSRNVGGVGFVVHPSVVHLVDSHEILSPRLAILRLRPLRQKSISIINCYSPTSAADDSELDAFYEELEEVVHNEKSFYKFVVGDFNAKLGKATEEEYRIGTFGLGDRNENGNRLAGLLSAARLFHGNSLFMKKDHRRWTWESPNGATRAEIDHILTNRRWCLLDVSVVPSFCSGSDHHLLRAKIRLSHTMEKNICYRQRRRKEVVYDDCVLEDSLSQGDWHIEEDPNVDYEMLLRGLRACAERASKSRTTNLDRISKTTKELLGRRRALRLDPNASHIERLVANTSCRKALQEDLLKYRQKKILEAAQRRTSLKKCRRDLREYNIPLATLLSEDGTRTSSRREMEIITERFYSNLFRSSTPVSSPIIPTGEALPRILPSEV, from the coding sequence atggcgaccggtgagaggcgatcaaatctcaggttgctcaggacgtcattgattctggaccaaggcgacacacgcacgactcgccatggagactgtctcagactgtgtacttacaacgcgagaacagtttccacagacgccgacctgcatgcccttctcggagctgcagagcgtatcaaatttcacgtgattgctctgcaggagaccaagtgcagaaggagcgacgtacgacagatgaatgacggtacactcgtcattcgtggagagaaggtttcgtcgcgaaatgtaggcggtgttggtttcgttgtgcacccatctgtcgtccatctcgtcgattctcacgagatcctgtcacctcgtctggccattcttcgcctccgccctctgcgccaaaaatccatcagtatcatcaactgctattcaccaacatcagcagctgatgattccgaattggacgcgttttacgaggagctagaggaagtagtccacaacgagaagtccttttacaaattcgttgtcggagacttcaacgcaaaactaggaaaggccacagaagaggaatacaggattggaacatttggactaggggaccggaatgaaaatggcaatcgtctcgccgggctgttgtccgccgctcgcctctttcatgggaactctcttttcatgaaaaaagatcatcgtcggtggacatgggaatcgcccaatggcgcgactcgtgcggagatcgaccacatactcaccaaccggaggtggtgtctacttgacgtctcagtagtaccatccttttgtagtggttctgatcaccatctccttcgtgcgaaaatacgtcttagccacacgatggaaaagaacatctgctatcggcaacgaaggagaaaagaagtcgtctacgacgattgcgtactcgaggactccctgtcccaaggtgactggcacatcgaggaggacccaaacgtggactacgagatgctgctcagaggattacgagcctgtgctgaacgtgcctcgaagtcgcgcacgacaaacttggatcgaatttcgaagaccaccaaggaattgttaggaagaagaagggctttgaggcttgatccgaatgcatcgcacattgagcggttagtagcaaacactagctgcagaaaagcgttgcaggaggatcttttgaagtacaggcagaagaagattctagaagcagcacaaagaagaacgagtctaaagaagtgccgcagggacctccgcgaatataatattccgctagcaaccttgctgagcgaagacgggactcgcacgtcttctcgtcgtgagatggaaatcattacggagaggttctactcgaaccttttccgttcatcaactcctgtgtcaagcccgatcatccccactggcgaagctttaccacggattctcccttcggaagtatga
- a CDS encoding hypothetical protein (NECATOR_CHRV.G18763.T1): protein MNDGTLVVRGEKVPSRNVGDVGFAVHSSVVHLVDSHEILSPRLAIPLRTLRQKPISINNCYSPASVADECELDAFYEKPEKVIRNEESFYKFVVGDFNARLGKATREE, encoded by the coding sequence atgaatgacggtacactcgtcgttcgtggagagaaggttccgtcgcgaaatgtaggtgATGTTGGTTTTGCTGTGCACTcttctgtcgtccatcttgtcgattctcatgagatcctgtcacctcgtctggccattcccCTCCGCACTCtacgccaaaaacccatcagtatcaacaactgctactcaccagcATCAGTAGCTGATGAATGCGAATTGGACGCATTTTACGAGAAGCCGGAGaaagtgatccgcaacgaggagtccttctacaaattcgttgtcggagacttcaacgcaagaCTAGGAAAGGCTACAAGAGAGGAATAA
- a CDS encoding hypothetical protein (NECATOR_CHRV.G18764.T1) — translation MLGVSDLSLSNSYIQLCRGSLKVKLFKSRGCSAQHDFPSRLRKDSHWYRHILVLERTPYSTFNIPTAGCYGARTANHLPLVSPEPLYPQLLRHGPTDTACHLLCRV, via the exons atgctaggcgtctccgatctaag cttatcaaactcctacattcaactatgccgaggttcattgaaagtcaaaCTTTTCAAGTCTCGAGGATGTAGTGCGCAGCACGACTTTCCCAGTAGGCTGAGGAAAGATTCTCATTG GTATCGCCATATTCTCGTGCTCGAGCGCACACCATATAGCACTTTCAACATTCCCACTGCTGGCTGCTACGGGGCCCGAACTGCTAACCATCTACCACTTGTAAGCCCAGAACCATTATACCCACAACTATTACGACATGGCCCTACCGATACCGCTTGCCATCTGTTGTGTCGTGTATAG